In Felis catus isolate Fca126 chromosome A2, F.catus_Fca126_mat1.0, whole genome shotgun sequence, the following proteins share a genomic window:
- the LRTM1 gene encoding leucine-rich repeat and transmembrane domain-containing protein 1 has product MKGELLLLSSVIFLLRVVCGCPTRCRCHSPSRSVDCSRQGLAEIPPDLPPQTLTLHLQDNQIHQLPAFAFRSVPHLRTLNLYNNSLSDLAPGVFHGLQHLQVLNLTQNSLHSLESRLFHSLPQLRELDLSSNNISHLPISLGKPWENLTVFAIQQNQLQQLDRELLESMPNVRLLFLKDNLWKCNCHLLSLKLWLEKFIYKGGITDSVTCASPDTWKGKDLLKIPHELYQPCPFPSLGVGTWGVQQLGSAHRPGPGSPESPSTGQRDHSECELKPKPRPVNLRHAVATVVITGVVCGIVCLMMLAAAIYGCTYAAVTAQYNGGRLAQTDEPVKMEGKGPHDLTQA; this is encoded by the exons ATGAAAG GTGAACTGCTTCTGCTTTCCAGTGTGATCTTCCTGCTCCGGGTGGTGTGTGGCTGCCCCACGAGGTGCCGCTGTCACTCACCCTCACGGTCTGTAGACTGCAGCCGGCAGGGTCTGGCTGAAATCCCTCCCGATTTGCCTCCTCAGACCCTAACGCTGCACTTGCAAGATAACCAGATACACCAGCTCCCTGCTTTTGCATTCAGGTCGGTGCCACACCTCAGGACCCTGAACTTGTACAACAATTCCCTTTCAGATCTGGCCCCTGGAGTCTTCCATGGACTTCAGCACTTGCAGGTCTTAAACCTCACCCAGAACTCCCTGCATTCTCTGGAAAGCAGACTTTTCCATTCCCTCCCACAGCTGCGGGAGCTTGATTTGTCATCAAACAACATAAGCCACCTTCCCATATCCCTGGGTAAGCCTTGGGAGAACCTGACGGTATTTGCAATTCAACAAAACCAGCTTCAGCAGCTTGATCGAGAGCTCCTAGAATCcatgcccaacgtgaggcttTTATTTCTCAAGGACAACCTCTGGAAATGCAATTGCCACCTGCTCAGTCTTAAACTCTGGCTGGAGAAATTTATCTATAAAG ggggAATAACAGACAGTGTCACCTGTGCGTCACCCGACACCTGGAAGGGGAAGGACCTCCTGAAGATCCCTCATGAGCTGTACCAGCCctgccctttcccttctctgggtGTGGGGACATGGGGGGTGCAGCAGCTGGGTTCTGCCCACCGGCCGGGCCCCGGGTCTCCTGAGAGCCCCAGCACGGGGCAGCGAGACCACTCGGAATGTGAGCTCAAACCCAAGCCGAGGCCGGTTAACCTGCGTCACGCGGTGGCCACCGTCGTCATCACCGGGGTTGTGTGTGGGATCGTGTGTCTCATGATGCTGGCGGCCGCCATCTACGGCTGTACCTATGCGGCTGTCACAGCGCAGTACAATGGGGGGCGCTTGGCTCAGACGGACGAGCCTGTGAAGATGGAAGGGAAAGGGCCACATGACCTCACACAAGCCTGA